The DNA segment AGGTATCGGATCACAAATGGCTTTTCCTTTATTCTTTTTAGGTCTTTTGTTTCGGGCGGATTCACTTATGCTGGTTGGAATACTGCTGTTTTCACTTGCTGTTTTATTTCAAATCATTACATTACCTGTAGAATACAATGCCAGCAACAGAGCGGTGGCAATTTTAGAAAGCGGCGGATTTATCGACAGGAGTGAAGTAGGTCCCGTAAAGGCTGTACTTGGTGCGGCGGCTCTTACCTATGTAGCTGCTACGCTTACGGCTGTCATGCAACTCTTACGCCTTTTAGTTTTAGCAGGAGCTGGTCGAGATAGAAAATAATTTTGGATGCAAACCCTACAGTCTTTTACTGCAGGGTTTTTTAATTTCAAAGCAGGAATTTAAAAAATTTCGTTGAATCATAGTTTAACATCCAATAACTGTGGAGGGGGAAAAATGCTGGAATTATCAGTAGGGATTATTGGAGCCGGTAAAGGAGGTACAGCTTTAATAGAAACAATGGCGGATTTTGATAATATCAAAATCATGGGAATTGCCGATATAAATCCTTTAGCTCCGGGATTACGGCTTGCAAGGAACAAAGGTATAAATTGTTTTGATGATCCGAAAACTATGCTCAAAGCTTGTCGCTTCGATGTAATATTTGAAGTAACCGGAGATAAAGAGTTAGTTCAGCAACTGCAAGTAATAATACCTGATTTTACCACATTGGTTGATGCCAGAACTGCTAACATAATGCTTACGGTAATCAGGGACAGGGAAGAACTTTTAAAGATAAAGGAAATAAAAGAGCAATTGTCGGTAATTTTAAACTCGGCTCAGGAAGGCATTCAGATGGTGGATAAAAACGGAATAATCCAATATGTAAATGAAGGTTTTACACGCATTACCGGCATTCCCGCCAGTCAGCGCATTGGTACTAATGTTTTCGACGTTTCCGCGGATGGAGCATTAGCCGAGGTTTTAAAAACCGGCAAACCCTGTATAGGAAAACCTAACCGAGCCGTGGGGTCTAATGCCCAAGTCATCTCTAATGCCTCACCTGTCATTGTAAATGGTGAAATGACCGGAGCGGTTGTGGTGTTTCAAGATATCAGTGAAGTAATTCGACTGACTAAGGAACTAAAGAGGTCCACAACGTTAATCGATGGTTTGAAGGATGAAATTAAAAAAATGAATGAAGGCAAGGGCAGCTTTGAGGATATTATATGCAAAAGCTCTGCTATGAAGGATGTAATCAATATGGCTAAAAAAGCTGCTCGAGAGGACTCCACCTTATTAATAACCGGTGAAAGCGGCACAGGTAAGGAACTGTTCGCAAATGCACTGCACGGTGGGAGCAGGCGTAGCAATAAACCCTTTATAAAAGTTAATTGTGCTGCAATTCCTGAGAACCTCTTAGAGAGTGAACTTTTCGGCTATGAAGCCGGAGCCTTTACAGGGGCCGGAAAGCT comes from the Tepidanaerobacter acetatoxydans Re1 genome and includes:
- a CDS encoding sigma 54-interacting transcriptional regulator — protein: MLELSVGIIGAGKGGTALIETMADFDNIKIMGIADINPLAPGLRLARNKGINCFDDPKTMLKACRFDVIFEVTGDKELVQQLQVIIPDFTTLVDARTANIMLTVIRDREELLKIKEIKEQLSVILNSAQEGIQMVDKNGIIQYVNEGFTRITGIPASQRIGTNVFDVSADGALAEVLKTGKPCIGKPNRAVGSNAQVISNASPVIVNGEMTGAVVVFQDISEVIRLTKELKRSTTLIDGLKDEIKKMNEGKGSFEDIICKSSAMKDVINMAKKAAREDSTLLITGESGTGKELFANALHGGSRRSNKPFIKVNCAAIPENLLESELFGYEAGAFTGAGKLKLGKFELANGGTIFLDEIGDMSHVLQAKLLRVIQEQEIERVGGTHPIKIDVRIISATNQNLLELIRRGRFREDLYFRLNVINIHIPPLRERKEDIVALAETYIKEFNRKFYKNVKGLTNKAQELLLSYQWPGNVRELKNIFERTILMAEGEWITEDLLLPYFNQLKKRGKDKTGILSLEEMECKMIKMALEEYGTSVRGKQNAANALKISLATLYNKIKKYGIND